From a region of the Desulfovibrio sp. JC010 genome:
- the thiE gene encoding thiamine phosphate synthase — MSEKKITRQNILDTDIYCLTALKFSKGRSNIEVVREMLDNGIKLIQYREKEIKSGQKYEECMEIRKMTREAGAAFIVNDDIDLAMMVDADGIHIGQEDFPVHAVRKLIGDKMAIGLSTHAPEEALAAVEAGADYIGVGPIFKTYTKDDVVDPVGFEYLDWVVKNIDIPFVAIGGIKEHNIAEVMNRGAKCVALVTEIVGADDIGGMVKDLRAAMKD; from the coding sequence ATGAGCGAGAAAAAAATCACCCGCCAGAACATCCTTGATACTGATATTTACTGCCTCACCGCCCTGAAATTTTCCAAAGGCCGTTCCAATATCGAAGTGGTCCGCGAAATGCTGGATAACGGAATCAAGCTGATCCAGTACCGGGAAAAAGAAATTAAATCCGGCCAGAAATACGAAGAATGCATGGAAATCCGCAAGATGACCCGCGAAGCCGGGGCCGCCTTCATCGTCAATGATGACATCGACCTCGCCATGATGGTGGACGCGGACGGCATCCATATCGGGCAGGAAGATTTCCCGGTCCATGCAGTGCGCAAGCTCATCGGCGATAAAATGGCTATCGGGCTTTCCACCCACGCACCGGAAGAAGCTCTTGCCGCCGTGGAAGCCGGGGCGGACTACATCGGCGTAGGCCCCATTTTCAAGACCTACACCAAAGACGACGTGGTTGATCCGGTAGGCTTTGAATACCTCGACTGGGTGGTCAAAAACATCGACATCCCCTTTGTGGCCATCGGCGGTATCAAAGAGCACAACATTGCAGAGGTCATGAACCGGGGCGCAAAATGCGTGGCACTGGTCACCGAGATTGTGGGAGCGGATGATATCGGGGGAATGGTCAAAGACCTGCGCGCGGCAATGAAGGATTAA
- the thiF gene encoding sulfur carrier protein ThiS adenylyltransferase ThiF, whose translation MNRTEQGIAKYLGEDCLRFLQTVRIGIAGAGGLGSNCAMHLVRSGFKQFTIADFDTIEESNLNRQFYFAHQLGKNKVEALCENLKSINPDLDITAHTTKISRENMAGIFGECDVIIEAFDDAAAKKALVETFLPGGKLLITASGMGGAGSSDEIKTRKVRDNFYIVGDMKTECNDETPPFSPRVAICAAKQADIVLEHYLNKFKEAK comes from the coding sequence GTGAACCGCACGGAACAAGGCATAGCAAAATATCTCGGTGAGGACTGTCTGCGCTTTTTGCAGACGGTCCGCATCGGCATTGCCGGGGCCGGGGGCCTAGGCTCCAACTGCGCCATGCATCTGGTACGCAGTGGCTTCAAACAGTTCACCATAGCCGACTTTGACACAATCGAGGAATCCAACCTCAACCGCCAGTTCTACTTCGCGCACCAGCTCGGTAAAAATAAAGTTGAAGCCCTGTGTGAAAACCTGAAGTCCATCAACCCGGACCTCGACATCACCGCCCACACCACCAAGATCAGCCGTGAGAATATGGCCGGAATTTTCGGTGAATGCGATGTGATCATCGAAGCCTTTGACGATGCCGCAGCCAAGAAAGCACTGGTTGAGACTTTCCTGCCCGGCGGAAAACTGCTGATAACAGCTTCGGGCATGGGCGGAGCAGGCAGCAGCGATGAGATCAAAACCCGCAAGGTCCGCGACAATTTCTACATTGTCGGGGACATGAAGACCGAGTGCAACGACGAGACTCCGCCCTTTTCGCCGAGAGTGGCAATCTGCGCCGCCAAGCAGGCCGATATTGTACTTGAGCATTATCTTAATAAATTTAAGGAAGCCAAATAG
- the thiH gene encoding 2-iminoacetate synthase ThiH produces MSFYPICAEYNDAPLAEQFGSVTEHDVRRALNKTTLSPEDFLALLSPAAVPFLEEMAAKASQLTLQHFGRTIQLFTPLYMANFCTNKCVYCGFNTKNKIPRSQLGPEELEKEAEAIAATGLKHLLILTGDARAKSSPEYIESAVEILRKHFPSVSIEIYAMTEEEYARLIEAGVDGMTMFQETYNEELYPELHPAGPKHDYRFRLDAPERACKAGMRVVNIGALLGLDDWRHDALKTGIHAAYLQNKYPEVDIAVSLPRIRTHVGDAFTPKSLVSDTALVQNMLALRIFLPRCGITISTREAPDFRENILPLGVTRMSAGVSTEVGGHTCEEEEKVGQFDISDERSVDEMCEVLRKHGYQPVFKDWHPLQEAS; encoded by the coding sequence ATGAGTTTCTATCCCATCTGCGCCGAATACAACGACGCCCCCCTTGCCGAGCAATTCGGCTCCGTAACTGAACATGATGTCAGGCGCGCCCTTAACAAGACAACTTTAAGCCCCGAAGACTTCCTTGCCCTGTTAAGTCCGGCAGCTGTGCCCTTTCTCGAAGAAATGGCCGCCAAGGCAAGTCAACTGACTCTGCAGCACTTCGGCAGGACCATCCAGCTGTTCACTCCGCTGTACATGGCAAACTTCTGTACCAACAAATGTGTCTACTGCGGATTCAATACCAAGAACAAAATCCCCCGCTCCCAACTGGGACCGGAAGAGCTGGAAAAGGAAGCCGAGGCCATTGCCGCCACTGGGCTGAAACACCTGCTCATCCTCACCGGGGATGCCCGGGCCAAATCCTCCCCGGAATACATTGAATCCGCGGTGGAAATCCTGCGCAAGCACTTCCCGTCCGTATCCATTGAAATCTACGCCATGACCGAAGAAGAATACGCCCGGCTGATCGAGGCCGGAGTGGACGGCATGACCATGTTTCAGGAGACCTACAATGAAGAGCTCTACCCGGAACTGCATCCCGCAGGCCCCAAGCATGATTACCGTTTCCGCCTCGATGCCCCGGAACGGGCCTGCAAAGCCGGAATGCGTGTGGTCAACATCGGTGCCCTGCTCGGTCTGGACGACTGGCGTCACGACGCCCTGAAAACAGGCATCCACGCTGCATACTTACAGAACAAGTATCCCGAAGTGGACATTGCCGTATCCCTGCCGCGCATCCGCACCCATGTGGGTGACGCCTTCACTCCGAAATCACTGGTCAGCGACACCGCTCTTGTGCAGAACATGCTCGCTTTGCGTATCTTCCTGCCCCGCTGCGGAATCACCATTTCCACCCGTGAGGCCCCGGATTTCCGGGAAAATATCCTCCCGCTGGGCGTAACCCGCATGTCCGCAGGAGTTTCCACCGAAGTGGGAGGACATACCTGCGAGGAAGAAGAAAAGGTAGGCCAGTTCGATATCAGCGATGAACGCAGTGTGGATGAAATGTGTGAAGTTCTCAGAAAACACGGCTACCAGCCAGTTTTCAAAGACTGGCATCCCCTGCAGGAAGCATCGTGA
- a CDS encoding thiazole synthase produces MNNDIFKLGGLEFESRLLTGTGKYADDSVIPDVCEASGSQIITVALRRVDLESDTGNVMDFIPKHMQLLPNTSGARTAEEAVRIARLAKAMGCGNWIKIEVISDNKYLLPDGYETAKATEILAKEGFVVLPYVNADLYIARSLVDAGAAAVMPLGAPIGTNRGLKTREMVRILIDEIELPIIVDAGIGRPSEACEAMEMGADACLVNTAIATASDPALMGRAFGRAVKAGREAYLSGPGAKHSHAKASSPLTGFLHEG; encoded by the coding sequence ATGAACAATGATATCTTTAAACTGGGCGGCCTTGAATTTGAAAGCCGTCTGCTCACCGGAACAGGCAAATACGCCGATGATTCCGTAATCCCGGATGTCTGTGAAGCATCCGGCTCCCAGATCATCACCGTGGCCCTCAGGCGCGTTGATCTGGAATCCGATACCGGAAACGTAATGGACTTTATTCCCAAGCACATGCAGCTGCTGCCCAACACTTCCGGCGCGCGCACTGCCGAGGAAGCAGTGCGTATCGCCCGCCTTGCCAAGGCCATGGGCTGTGGCAACTGGATCAAGATCGAAGTAATCTCCGATAACAAATATCTGCTGCCCGACGGCTATGAGACCGCCAAGGCAACCGAAATCCTCGCCAAGGAAGGATTCGTGGTCCTGCCCTACGTGAACGCGGACCTGTACATCGCCCGCTCACTGGTGGATGCCGGGGCCGCAGCAGTCATGCCGCTGGGCGCGCCCATCGGAACCAACCGGGGCCTCAAAACCCGCGAAATGGTCCGCATCCTGATCGATGAAATCGAGCTGCCCATCATCGTGGATGCCGGAATCGGCCGCCCTTCCGAAGCCTGCGAGGCCATGGAAATGGGCGCGGATGCCTGTCTGGTCAACACCGCCATCGCCACCGCATCCGACCCCGCGCTCATGGGCAGGGCATTCGGCCGGGCAGTGAAAGCCGGACGCGAGGCATACCTTTCCGGCCCCGGAGCAAAACACAGCCATGCCAAGGCTTCCTCACCCCTTACCGGATTCCTGCACGAAGGATAA
- the thiS gene encoding sulfur carrier protein ThiS, which translates to MIVKLNGKDAELSEGTTVLDLLESKNLPPETVVVEINMKIIPAESYGSTKINDGDHLEILRFVGGG; encoded by the coding sequence ATGATCGTAAAACTGAACGGCAAAGATGCCGAACTGTCCGAAGGAACAACCGTTCTGGACCTTCTTGAATCCAAGAATCTCCCACCTGAAACCGTAGTTGTTGAAATCAACATGAAAATCATCCCTGCGGAAAGTTACGGCTCCACAAAAATAAATGACGGGGACCACCTCGAAATACTGCGCTTTGTAGGCGGAGGCTGA
- a CDS encoding DUF4831 family protein, giving the protein MIKRLLIAICISLFLAGCTTNVANVYPVSMIAKNSTLAQEMVKNKSQGFFYALPKTVLNVEFKVKKVVETPGVFWKYKDGIISNCTSVVEKLKNSTINDDKLKIILQCEGIMELLRSKDAVKKDNTTYKIAESSIVTVVEPDHENQFYVDISADAFTANSLQMTLSEYGIVSDVAVTAEDKSIDYAVAGLKTTASIAGAFFGLGGGTSWGKSMDQDDVTTLDNIGLSLEFRKALFWYDKYLEEEEAFGEFLTFRSYSQGEMTKEMFDIAKANYEARINRYKGMFIGTKNEKVKTFSVKYCPETSFANANDSIKLFSLFNHVKSGGVIYSNSTRLRFDQKVFAVSSNAKDVTDVVLTVSPAMDGGVEKLNSLSKTMLALAGKNSATGGTSETFCSSPPCGLAYRIPGSAHVSVATNSTVLKNAEVAIAQSGLVAYLPRTINGSKSGLIAEYYGESGALKIVNITKVLPEGASVSAGGDAAASAMGVFDKTKNLQNAAAQATAKADIATAKYNEEEAKLKLQNIGESFSAGSGEE; this is encoded by the coding sequence ATGATTAAAAGATTACTCATAGCTATTTGTATTTCGCTGTTTTTGGCAGGGTGCACAACTAATGTTGCGAATGTTTATCCGGTAAGTATGATTGCTAAAAACAGTACGTTGGCGCAGGAGATGGTTAAAAATAAATCTCAGGGTTTTTTTTACGCGCTTCCCAAGACTGTTTTGAATGTTGAATTTAAAGTTAAAAAAGTTGTAGAGACTCCCGGTGTTTTTTGGAAGTACAAAGATGGAATAATATCTAATTGTACGAGTGTTGTTGAAAAGCTGAAAAATTCAACTATAAATGATGACAAACTAAAAATCATTCTTCAGTGTGAAGGTATAATGGAATTGTTAAGATCCAAAGATGCTGTAAAGAAAGATAATACAACATATAAAATAGCAGAGTCATCAATTGTTACTGTTGTTGAACCTGATCATGAAAATCAATTCTATGTTGACATAAGTGCGGATGCCTTCACTGCTAATAGTCTGCAGATGACCCTTTCTGAATATGGTATAGTTTCAGATGTTGCAGTTACTGCCGAGGATAAGAGTATTGATTATGCTGTTGCAGGACTTAAAACTACAGCTTCCATTGCAGGGGCTTTTTTCGGATTAGGTGGCGGCACTAGTTGGGGTAAAAGCATGGATCAAGATGATGTTACGACTCTGGATAATATCGGGCTTTCATTGGAATTCAGGAAAGCCTTGTTCTGGTATGATAAATATCTTGAGGAAGAAGAGGCTTTTGGTGAATTCTTAACTTTCAGGAGCTACAGCCAAGGTGAAATGACCAAGGAAATGTTCGATATTGCCAAAGCCAACTATGAAGCGCGTATTAACAGATATAAAGGTATGTTTATCGGGACCAAGAATGAAAAAGTTAAAACATTTTCTGTTAAGTATTGTCCTGAAACCAGTTTTGCCAATGCAAATGACAGCATCAAGCTTTTCAGTTTATTCAATCATGTAAAGTCCGGCGGTGTAATATACTCAAATTCTACAAGGCTCCGCTTTGACCAAAAAGTATTCGCAGTATCTAGCAACGCAAAGGATGTAACAGATGTTGTTTTGACCGTGAGTCCGGCAATGGATGGCGGTGTAGAAAAGTTGAATAGTCTTTCCAAAACTATGCTTGCTCTGGCCGGCAAGAACAGTGCAACCGGGGGCACATCTGAAACTTTTTGCTCATCACCTCCCTGCGGTCTTGCTTACCGCATTCCGGGTAGCGCACATGTTTCAGTTGCTACCAACAGCACGGTCCTGAAGAATGCTGAAGTTGCAATTGCCCAGAGCGGATTGGTGGCATATCTGCCGCGTACTATCAACGGGAGCAAGTCCGGTTTGATTGCTGAGTATTATGGCGAAAGCGGTGCTCTCAAGATTGTAAACATTACTAAGGTGCTTCCCGAAGGGGCTTCGGTTTCAGCGGGCGGCGACGCTGCGGCATCGGCAATGGGCGTGTTTGACAAAACCAAGAATCTTCAGAACGCAGCTGCACAGGCAACGGCCAAAGCAGATATAGCCACGGCTAAGTATAACGAGGAAGAGGCAAAACTTAAATTGCAGAATATTGGAGAATCATTTAGCGCAGGATCCGGCGAAGAATAA
- the phoU gene encoding phosphate signaling complex protein PhoU, translating to MDMHHPLKVYQEELAELQGLVLKLGNMALEQLNKAIDTFEESNPEKAQAIIDMDEKINDLEHEVDKASLMIITKMEPKAEDLRYVLTASKIASDLERIADYAKSIAKKGKRGFAEEHTQHLGYVQHMGQELNAMLSSILVAFKELSVEKALDVWHSDSNVDALFKEGVSGMKDCVEAEDLEGKGFISLLFTMRCLERVGDHITNIAEHIYFIKYAEFFAGKK from the coding sequence ATGGATATGCACCACCCCCTGAAAGTTTATCAGGAAGAGCTTGCCGAACTTCAGGGACTTGTCCTTAAACTAGGCAACATGGCCCTTGAACAGCTAAATAAGGCAATTGATACTTTCGAAGAAAGCAATCCTGAAAAAGCGCAGGCCATCATTGATATGGACGAGAAGATCAATGACCTTGAACATGAAGTGGACAAAGCTTCGCTGATGATCATCACCAAGATGGAGCCGAAAGCCGAAGACCTGCGCTATGTACTGACCGCCAGCAAAATCGCGTCAGACCTCGAACGCATTGCCGACTACGCCAAAAGCATTGCCAAGAAAGGCAAACGCGGTTTTGCCGAGGAACACACCCAGCATCTGGGCTATGTCCAGCATATGGGACAGGAACTTAATGCCATGCTGAGCAGCATCCTTGTGGCATTCAAGGAACTGAGCGTGGAAAAGGCCCTCGATGTCTGGCATAGCGACAGCAATGTGGATGCCCTGTTCAAGGAAGGCGTATCCGGCATGAAAGATTGTGTGGAAGCAGAAGATCTAGAAGGCAAGGGCTTTATTTCCCTGCTCTTCACCATGCGCTGCCTTGAACGTGTCGGTGACCATATCACCAACATTGCCGAGCATATCTATTTCATCAAGTACGCTGAGTTTTTTGCCGGAAAGAAATAG
- the panF gene encoding sodium/pantothenate symporter: MNNTMMTVIPVILYLTMSFGVALWARKKSESSGSSKGFLEDYFIGGRSMGGMVLAMTIIASYTSASSFVGGPGVAYKLGLSWVLLAMIQVPTTFLTLGILGKRFAIMARRTDSVTITDYLRARYKSDAVVILCSVALIVFFMAAMLAQFIGGARLFQTVTGYPYIVGLILFGVSVVLYTAIGGFRAVVLTDAIQGIVMVVAVVVILLAVINAGGGMENCIQSLKAIDPGLITPTGPKDAVPQPFVLSFWVLVGIGILGLPQTTQRCMGYRDSKAMHDAMIIGTLLIGFMILCAHLAGTLGRAILPELPAGDLAMPSLIVELLSPVWAGVFIAGPLAAIMSTVDSMLLLVSAAIIKDLYIHYRLKGDASRMTLVSIKKMSLVCTVVVGLMVFVAAIQPPDLLVWINLFAFGGLEAAFLCPIVIGLYWEKANSTGAISSIIIGVGTFIVLTIMKPAMGGVHAIVPTTLASLTAFVLGSYAGLSRSKTGQAAG, encoded by the coding sequence ATGAACAACACCATGATGACCGTCATCCCGGTAATCCTTTATCTGACAATGTCCTTCGGCGTGGCTCTCTGGGCACGCAAAAAGTCCGAATCCAGCGGCTCCTCCAAGGGATTCCTTGAAGATTATTTCATCGGCGGACGCTCCATGGGCGGCATGGTGCTGGCAATGACCATCATCGCCAGCTACACCAGTGCCAGCAGCTTTGTGGGCGGTCCCGGCGTGGCCTATAAGCTGGGTTTAAGCTGGGTTCTGCTGGCAATGATTCAGGTTCCGACCACTTTTCTTACCCTGGGTATCCTCGGCAAACGGTTCGCCATCATGGCCCGGCGCACCGACTCAGTAACCATCACCGATTACCTGCGTGCCCGCTACAAGAGTGACGCGGTGGTAATTCTCTGCTCCGTGGCCCTGATCGTATTTTTCATGGCTGCCATGCTGGCCCAGTTCATCGGCGGGGCGCGGCTTTTCCAGACCGTGACCGGATATCCTTACATAGTAGGTCTCATTCTTTTCGGGGTCAGCGTGGTCCTTTATACCGCCATCGGCGGATTCCGGGCTGTGGTGCTCACCGATGCCATTCAGGGCATTGTCATGGTTGTGGCCGTGGTGGTCATCCTGCTGGCGGTCATCAATGCTGGCGGCGGCATGGAAAACTGCATCCAGTCCCTGAAAGCAATCGACCCCGGCCTGATCACCCCCACCGGACCGAAAGACGCAGTCCCGCAGCCTTTCGTGCTTTCCTTCTGGGTGCTGGTGGGTATCGGTATCCTCGGCCTGCCCCAGACCACCCAGCGTTGTATGGGCTACCGCGATTCCAAAGCCATGCATGACGCCATGATCATCGGCACCCTGCTTATCGGTTTCATGATCCTCTGCGCCCACCTTGCGGGAACACTGGGCCGGGCCATCCTGCCCGAACTTCCGGCAGGCGATCTGGCCATGCCTTCACTTATCGTGGAACTGCTTTCCCCGGTCTGGGCCGGGGTATTCATTGCCGGACCGCTGGCGGCAATCATGTCCACTGTGGATTCCATGCTCCTGCTGGTTTCCGCCGCCATCATCAAGGACCTCTACATCCATTACCGCCTCAAAGGTGATGCCTCACGCATGACTCTGGTCAGCATCAAAAAAATGAGTCTGGTCTGTACCGTGGTGGTAGGGCTGATGGTCTTCGTGGCTGCAATCCAGCCTCCGGACCTGCTGGTCTGGATCAACCTTTTCGCCTTCGGCGGGCTGGAAGCGGCCTTCCTCTGCCCCATTGTCATCGGGCTGTACTGGGAGAAAGCCAACAGTACCGGGGCAATCTCATCCATCATCATCGGAGTGGGAACCTTCATCGTGCTGACCATCATGAAACCGGCCATGGGCGGGGTGCATGCCATTGTACCGACCACCCTTGCTTCCCTGACAGCATTTGTACTCGGTTCATATGCCGGACTCTCCCGCAGCAAAACAGGGCAGGCAGCTGGATAA
- a CDS encoding YhdT family protein, with product MDKHPKDWRFAQANKEALLTLGAYALYFIWWYVCAYGMGSGDPEQYEYVFGLPEWFFYSCIVGYPLITILLWAVVRFKFKDMPLDEELDEKTGEKR from the coding sequence ATGGACAAACATCCCAAGGACTGGCGATTTGCGCAGGCCAACAAAGAAGCCCTGCTTACACTGGGAGCCTATGCCCTTTACTTTATCTGGTGGTACGTCTGTGCTTACGGCATGGGCAGCGGGGACCCGGAACAATATGAATACGTATTCGGACTGCCGGAATGGTTCTTCTACAGCTGCATTGTGGGCTATCCGCTGATCACCATCCTGCTCTGGGCAGTGGTCCGCTTCAAATTCAAGGATATGCCTTTAGACGAAGAACTGGACGAAAAGACCGGGGAGAAGCGGTAA
- a CDS encoding ABC transporter substrate-binding protein: MKNKLRIFTLALLFCLFSASAQAKTSISFWTTEIAPDRQAVIEYLIRAFQIHNRSIKVTVRGVEENKFAAELAAAHANGTAPDIISCSSDLMVAFSKKGWINCCGTQKVLDHVGKDNFFSGPLNKFRLADGKYCGLPFNGWVQGIWYRKDWFAKKGLPAPDSWENILNAARAFHDPQNGKYGILVGTRNDSYAEQVFTHLALSAGVTEFDKNGKVVFDSPETAATLKFYKQLSKYTPPGPQWWRGRDFYMQGRLAMMFYSTFIMDDLAIPAVAANSLSPDNFNELQGAEYDGMLLRNTGMVSSIKGTRKAAFGVIHALGLLKSENMKKQAAAVRFANFLYQDDAYITWLHMVPGGMLPMLKHIASTPAFYRDAQGVFQKYSRKRVKEIVSGFENIRSFSLIDGVLIPQAAQASEQGIISEMIDGTLQLDTPPAEAVSKAAAKMKAIND, from the coding sequence ATGAAAAATAAACTCCGCATCTTCACACTGGCCCTGCTGTTCTGCCTGTTCAGTGCCAGCGCGCAGGCCAAAACATCCATCAGCTTCTGGACCACCGAAATCGCTCCGGACAGGCAGGCGGTGATTGAATACCTTATCCGTGCCTTTCAGATTCATAACCGATCCATAAAAGTGACCGTCCGGGGAGTGGAAGAGAATAAGTTTGCAGCAGAACTTGCAGCCGCCCACGCCAACGGGACAGCACCGGACATCATCAGCTGTTCATCCGATCTTATGGTTGCTTTCAGCAAAAAAGGCTGGATCAATTGCTGCGGCACCCAGAAAGTTCTCGACCATGTGGGTAAGGATAATTTCTTTTCCGGCCCGTTGAACAAGTTCCGTCTGGCTGACGGAAAATATTGCGGCCTGCCCTTCAACGGCTGGGTGCAGGGCATATGGTACCGCAAGGACTGGTTCGCAAAAAAAGGACTCCCCGCGCCGGACAGCTGGGAGAACATCCTCAATGCGGCCCGCGCTTTCCATGATCCGCAAAACGGAAAATACGGAATTCTGGTGGGAACCCGCAACGACTCATACGCCGAACAGGTCTTTACCCATCTGGCCCTTTCCGCCGGGGTTACGGAGTTCGATAAAAACGGCAAGGTTGTCTTTGATTCCCCGGAAACAGCTGCCACCCTTAAGTTTTACAAACAGCTTTCCAAGTACACTCCGCCGGGTCCCCAATGGTGGCGGGGCCGCGACTTTTACATGCAGGGACGGCTGGCCATGATGTTCTACTCCACATTCATCATGGATGATCTGGCCATCCCGGCCGTTGCCGCCAATTCCCTCAGCCCGGACAACTTTAATGAACTGCAGGGTGCGGAGTATGACGGCATGCTGCTCAGAAATACCGGCATGGTTTCAAGTATCAAAGGAACCCGCAAGGCTGCATTCGGGGTCATCCACGCCCTCGGCCTATTAAAGAGCGAAAACATGAAAAAACAGGCAGCCGCAGTGCGTTTCGCAAATTTCCTGTATCAGGATGATGCCTACATAACCTGGCTGCATATGGTTCCGGGCGGCATGCTGCCCATGCTGAAGCATATTGCCTCAACTCCGGCTTTCTACCGCGACGCACAGGGAGTATTTCAAAAATATTCCCGCAAACGGGTCAAGGAAATTGTCTCCGGGTTTGAAAATATAAGAAGCTTCAGCCTCATAGACGGAGTGCTCATCCCGCAGGCCGCGCAGGCTTCGGAGCAAGGCATCATTTCGGAAATGATTGATGGAACCCTGCAACTGGACACTCCGCCAGCTGAAGCGGTCAGCAAAGCGGCAGCAAAGATGAAAGCAATAAACGATTAA